The following are encoded in a window of Nakamurella sp. A5-74 genomic DNA:
- a CDS encoding TerD family protein: protein MPSAGELPVHLSKGANLALRSLDEELGSVTVILETEGSEGTAVDADVSVLLLGDDGRVRSNDDLIFYNQPVGADGAVHLRDKIRTDHQSTPVASDVVTVELDDLPDDVARIVLSASLDPTLGITFAAASSVTLRIARSSDAQELVIFGLEALSSETAMLFGEFYRRAGEWKIRAIGQGFADGLTALVTEFGVDVDNSEPALGEDLSADDSTSDASAEANTSNPSSPVMTEEALPVEITPVPAGTTRDDTAPEPARTAKVSVRRSTRAPKLPTDWDRTIPADTDADWQRARLFPVAGIGGAEEQERRATSALLAVLGIVREFGRAVTARVGAPAGAVTTFIEVPFGLDEQAYRPDGVITVKRGQREWRALVEVKTSDGKLNFEQVDHYVEIARAKNFDAVITISNQLAGSNDEHPIAFDRRKLKKVSLHHLSWEQIRTDAILLSRHARAADNTQAVVLDEFLRYMEHPRSGLHGFTDMGPEWVKIRDAVKHRTLRASDKGCAEVIAHFDQLVRHIGLQLTSLLGVETSIQPPRARADGTTRPQQLADSGQLFGSIRVPGAVDALVITNDLRSERVGVSIQVDAPRDGRPLTRINWLLRQIPDARDALRVEALLAGGRGLSTAELLGSVRKKPELLVPADGRDIRAFRLTLELPMGTKRNSGTGGVIRSVHQATTHLYAEVVQHLRPWNAKPPQLTAPTPD, encoded by the coding sequence ATGCCATCCGCAGGGGAACTTCCGGTCCATCTGTCCAAGGGTGCGAATCTCGCCCTGCGATCGCTCGATGAGGAGCTCGGCTCGGTCACCGTCATCCTGGAGACCGAGGGAAGTGAGGGAACGGCCGTCGACGCCGACGTCAGTGTCCTGCTGCTCGGCGACGACGGGCGGGTGCGGTCCAACGACGACCTGATCTTCTACAACCAGCCGGTCGGCGCCGACGGAGCCGTGCACCTGCGCGACAAAATCAGGACCGACCACCAATCGACGCCCGTTGCGAGTGACGTGGTGACCGTCGAACTCGACGACCTCCCCGACGACGTCGCCCGCATCGTGCTGTCCGCGAGCCTGGATCCCACCCTCGGCATCACCTTCGCCGCAGCATCGTCGGTGACGTTGAGGATTGCCCGGTCGTCCGACGCCCAAGAACTCGTGATCTTCGGCCTCGAGGCATTGAGCTCCGAGACTGCGATGCTGTTCGGAGAGTTCTACCGCCGGGCCGGCGAGTGGAAGATCCGGGCCATCGGTCAGGGATTCGCCGACGGGCTGACGGCGCTGGTCACCGAGTTCGGCGTGGACGTCGACAATTCCGAGCCGGCACTCGGGGAGGACCTGAGCGCAGATGACTCGACTTCGGATGCATCTGCCGAGGCGAACACTTCGAACCCCTCCTCCCCGGTCATGACCGAGGAGGCGCTGCCGGTCGAGATCACCCCGGTGCCCGCTGGGACGACGCGGGACGACACCGCCCCCGAACCCGCTCGTACGGCCAAGGTCTCGGTGCGCCGATCCACCCGTGCGCCGAAACTCCCCACCGACTGGGATCGGACGATCCCGGCGGACACCGACGCCGACTGGCAACGTGCCCGGCTGTTCCCCGTTGCCGGCATCGGTGGAGCCGAGGAGCAGGAGAGGCGCGCCACCTCGGCACTGCTCGCGGTTCTCGGCATCGTGAGGGAATTCGGACGGGCGGTCACCGCGCGAGTGGGAGCCCCAGCAGGAGCAGTGACGACGTTCATCGAAGTTCCTTTCGGACTCGACGAGCAGGCCTACCGGCCGGACGGGGTGATCACCGTCAAGCGGGGACAACGCGAATGGCGCGCTCTCGTCGAGGTCAAGACTTCGGACGGGAAATTGAACTTCGAACAGGTCGATCACTACGTCGAGATCGCGCGCGCCAAGAACTTCGATGCCGTCATCACGATCAGCAATCAGCTCGCCGGATCCAACGACGAGCACCCGATCGCCTTCGACCGCCGCAAACTCAAGAAGGTCTCGCTCCACCATCTCTCCTGGGAACAGATCCGGACCGACGCGATTCTGCTGTCGCGTCATGCCCGGGCAGCCGACAACACACAGGCCGTGGTGCTGGACGAGTTCCTCCGCTACATGGAGCACCCGCGATCCGGTCTGCACGGCTTCACCGACATGGGCCCCGAATGGGTCAAAATCCGCGATGCCGTCAAACACCGCACACTCCGGGCAAGCGACAAGGGCTGCGCCGAGGTGATCGCGCACTTCGATCAACTGGTGCGGCACATCGGGTTGCAGCTGACCAGTCTACTCGGAGTGGAGACGTCGATCCAGCCCCCGCGGGCACGGGCAGACGGGACCACCCGGCCTCAACAGCTGGCCGACTCGGGTCAGCTGTTCGGGTCGATCCGCGTCCCCGGCGCAGTCGACGCCCTGGTGATCACCAACGACCTGCGGTCCGAGCGAGTGGGGGTTTCGATCCAGGTCGATGCGCCCCGCGATGGCCGCCCGTTGACGCGGATCAATTGGCTGCTCCGTCAGATCCCGGACGCCCGCGATGCTCTGCGTGTCGAGGCACTGCTCGCCGGTGGCCGCGGACTCTCCACCGCGGAGCTCCTCGGATCGGTCCGGAAGAAGCCCGAACTGCTGGTGCCCGCTGATGGACGGGACATCAGGGCGTTCCGCCTGACGTTGGAACTCCCGATGGGGACCAAACGGAACTCCGGGACCGGCGGCGTGATCCGCTCGGTCCATCAGGCGACCACTCACCTCTACGCCGAGGTCGTGCAGCACCTGCGACCGTGGAACGCGAAACCCCCACAGCTCACCGCACCAACGCCGGACTGA
- a CDS encoding sulfite exporter TauE/SafE family protein, translated as MTVLAAVLIAAVAGFAQSVSGFGFALLSVPLLVPFVGAPAAVVAATGLGFVLSVGTSVHQRAHIPWRTVVVVSSTALIGLPVGLLALRLLDARWLSLLIGCVVIGMTVLIARPRTRPVPGRAVGVAGVVSGALLTSTGMNGPPLVLALQGAGLTPRAFRACLQAAFALQDIAAIIGFAVVGRIGSDALTVVAAGIPGLAVGWLIGDRVFSRIDPKTFRRLVLALLVATGTLAVVQAILG; from the coding sequence GTGACGGTTCTCGCTGCGGTGCTGATCGCTGCCGTCGCGGGTTTCGCACAATCGGTGTCCGGCTTCGGGTTCGCTTTGCTGTCAGTGCCACTGCTCGTCCCGTTCGTGGGGGCGCCGGCAGCCGTGGTCGCCGCCACCGGGCTGGGTTTCGTGCTCTCCGTCGGCACGAGCGTCCATCAGCGTGCTCACATTCCGTGGCGCACGGTGGTGGTGGTCTCCTCGACCGCATTGATCGGCCTGCCGGTCGGCCTGCTGGCGCTGCGTCTGTTGGATGCCCGCTGGCTGTCGCTGCTCATCGGCTGTGTCGTGATCGGGATGACCGTGCTGATCGCACGGCCCCGCACCCGGCCCGTCCCTGGCCGAGCAGTCGGGGTGGCCGGCGTGGTGAGCGGTGCACTGCTCACCTCCACCGGGATGAACGGCCCGCCGCTGGTCCTCGCGCTCCAAGGCGCCGGGCTCACGCCACGCGCGTTCCGCGCCTGCTTGCAGGCCGCCTTCGCGCTCCAGGACATCGCGGCGATCATCGGGTTCGCGGTGGTCGGCCGGATCGGATCCGACGCCCTCACGGTGGTGGCCGCCGGCATCCCCGGCCTCGCGGTCGGCTGGTTGATCGGCGACCGGGTGTTCAGCCGAATCGATCCGAAAACCTTCCGGCGGCTGGTGCTGGCCCTGCTGGTGGCGACCGGAACGCTCGCGGTCGTGCAGGCCATCCTGGGTTGA
- a CDS encoding NAD(P)H-binding protein — protein MTRVVILGGHGKIALRLAKLLSADGAEVDSVVRNPDHGVDVAEAGASSVVADIESATVDSLTAVIAGHDAVVFSAGAGGGDAARTFAVDRDAAIRAVDAAAAAGVARFVLVSYFGAGLDHGVPEENSFHAYAQAKAEADEYLRASDREWTIVAPSSLTLDAGTGLIETADAGASAGEVSRDDVAAVIAAVLQTPATIRRTIEFNNGATPIDEALAALRS, from the coding sequence ATGACTCGTGTTGTCATTCTCGGCGGCCACGGCAAGATCGCTCTCCGGCTGGCGAAGTTACTGAGCGCCGACGGAGCCGAGGTCGACTCGGTGGTCCGCAATCCGGACCACGGGGTGGACGTGGCCGAGGCCGGGGCTTCGAGCGTCGTCGCCGACATCGAGTCGGCGACGGTGGATTCGCTCACCGCCGTGATTGCCGGTCATGACGCCGTCGTGTTCAGCGCCGGCGCCGGCGGCGGGGATGCCGCGCGCACCTTCGCCGTCGATCGTGACGCTGCGATCCGGGCGGTCGATGCCGCGGCAGCAGCCGGCGTCGCCAGGTTTGTGCTGGTGTCGTACTTCGGTGCTGGGCTCGACCACGGTGTCCCGGAGGAGAATTCCTTCCACGCCTATGCCCAGGCCAAGGCGGAGGCCGACGAGTACCTGCGCGCGAGCGACCGGGAGTGGACGATCGTCGCCCCGAGCTCGCTGACCCTCGACGCCGGCACCGGGTTGATCGAGACGGCCGACGCCGGCGCCTCAGCGGGCGAGGTCAGCCGCGACGATGTCGCCGCCGTCATCGCGGCGGTGCTGCAGACCCCGGCGACCATCCGGCGCACCATCGAGTTCAACAACGGTGCCACCCCGATCGACGAGGCGCTGGCCGCACTGCGGAGCTGA